TTATTGTATATTTACACTATATGTAATTTTTAAAAAATGTTTTTTAAAACTAAAAATATGATAGTTTAATATTATATATGATATATATAATACATATTTTAAAAAATATTGATATTTTATTTATAATAAAATATTTTTTTGTTTTTGTAACACGTTTTTATTATGATGTTTATTTAAAAATATAAATTTTATTGTATAAAAAAAATAAAATTTTATATGTTTAAATATATAGAATCCTTTTAAATAGTATAAAAAAATATTTATATTGTTTATACTATTAATTAATTTTTGATAAATTTTTTTCTAATAAAGGTAAAATTAAACTAATTTTATCTAATGTTTCTTGGTATTCTTTATTAATTTTACTATCAGAAACAATACCTCCTCCTGACCAGCAAAAAATATGTTTTTTGTATGTTATTAATGTTCTTATTGCAATATTAGTATCCATATTATCTAAAAAATCTATATATCCTATTGCACCACAATATCCATGTCGTTTATGTGGTTCAAGTTCTTCGATTATTTCCATTGCTCTAATTTTTGGAGCACCTGTTATTGAACCTCCAGGAAAACAAGTACGTAGTAGATCTATTGCATTATATTTTTTATTTAATTTTGCTGTTATTGTACTAACTAGATGATATACAGAAGGGAATTGTTCAACTTTAAATAACTCTGTAACTTTTATTGAACCAGGTATTGCAGTTTTACCAATATCATTTCGTAATAAATCAACAATCATTAAATTTTCCGCTAGATTTTTTTGTGAATTTTTTAATTTTTCAAATTGTTTAATGTCTTCTTTTATGTTTTTTAAACGTGGTAAAGTACCTTTAATTGGTCTTGTTTGTATGTTACCATTTCGTAATGAAATAAAACGTTCAGGAGAAAAACAAATTATTATATTGTTTTGTAAACAAATATATGAAGAGAATGGTACAGCATTATTTTTAATTAATAATATAAATGCTTGCCATTCATTACCGGTATATTGAGCTTTAAATCTTTGAGCTAAATTAATTTGATAGCAATCTCCATTTTGTAAATATTTATGAATACGAATAATATTTTGTTTGTATTTTTTTTTTGGCATGTTCGTTTGCCATTTTGTTGTCAATTTAAAATTATTTTTATATGATATTTTTTTAGATAACAACCATTTTAATCGAAGATTTGCATCTTCATGGCTTATTAATGTTATAATTTTATTATAATGATCTATAGTTAATGACCATAAATATATTCCTATTGCCATATCAGGAAAATTGATATCTGTTTTAGCTATTTCAGGTATTTTTTCAGTATGTCTAGCTAAATCATAACTCCAAATACCAAGAGCTCCACCATTGAATGGTATTGTATTATCGATTATATTTTTAATTTTATATTTATTAATAAATTTATATATAAGATTAAAAGGATTTTCTTTTGAAATATATGATTTTTTATTTTCAATAATTATTGTTTTTTTTTGATATGTAGTTAGTGTAACTATTGGATCAGATACAATAATATCAAATTGATTACATGAATGATTTGCATTTCCTGAATACAATAACATTGACCATGGTTGATTAGAAATTGGTGCAAAATATTTTATTGCAGCATCAGATTGATATTGTAATATTATTTTATTTTTACTCATTATTTATATATTTTTTTAAATGATTTTATTTATATAAAATATTTTATATAATATTATCATACTATAATAAATATATTAAAATCATAATTTTAAAAAACGTTAATAATATATATAATATTGATATTTTGTATTTTATTTTTTTGTTTTTAGTGTTATTTAATTTATTAAAAATATCTTTATATTTATGTTATTTTATTTAATTTTTTATAATTATTATATAATTTTAAAAAATAATTTGTTAGTTTTTTATTTTTTAATTTTTTTATTAAAAAACAAATTAAATTGTTTGTATATTTATTGTTTATTGTTTAAAAATTTAAATGATAATATATTAAAAAATATAAAATATTAATTTAATAATAAATAATTTATTATGAAAAAATATTATTTATTATAAAAATTAATAAATTTTATATTAAATAATATAAAATTTATTTATTAACTAATGGATATTAATTAATAAATTAATTAATATTAGTTATTAATTGAAAATTAAAAATATTTATTTATATTTAAAGTATTTTTTTATATTTTTTTAAAAATCTAAGATTATATTTTTATAAATATAAAATAATATTGAGTTACTTATAAATATGGTTTTAATAATGCTATTTAATAATTAAAAATATGAAATATATAAAAATTTTTTTATTTAATTCAAGAATTATTAATAATTTTTAATATATTAATATTATATATTTATATAATACAAGTAAATATTTAGGAAATTTTATGAAAAATCAACTTAAGTTGAATAACAAAGAAATTATATCTTTTTTAACAAAACGTTTTCCATATTGTTTTATAGAAAAAGGTAGGGTACGTCCATTAAAGATAGGTATATTTAAAGATATAATAAAATGTTTATCTGAAGAAGATAATATTAGTAAAACTAAGTTGCGTTCTGCTTTACGTTCATATACTTCTAGTCAACGTTATTTATATTCTATAAAAGCTGGTGTAAAACGAATTGATTTAGACGGAAAAGATTCTTGTGAATTAGAAAAAGAACATATTATTTACGCTCGTAAACGATTAGTTAATATAAATTCTTGTGTTCGATTAAAACAACTTGAACAAAAAAAATGTAAATATTTTTCTAAAAAAAAAATAAAAAAAAATAGTTTTAATGATATTAATCATAATATTAAATATAAAAATATAGATAATAAATGTAAAGAATGTTTAAATAGTATTTTTATAAAACCAGAAAAAAATACTTTTTTTAAAAAAGATTTAAAAACTATTATAAATATAAATTCTCTTAAAATTGGTCAAATGTTAAAAATAAAAGTTGGTAGTAATATTTTTGATGCTTTAATATTAGAAATAACTAAAGATATTTTTAGAGTTCAATTATCAAATGGACTTGAGATGATTGTACGAAAAGAACATTTATTATTAAAGTAATTTTATATATGAATATTTTTTTTATTATTTTTATTTTATTTATTTTTAATATTTCTGATTCATTTGCTTGCAAAACACGAACTATTTCGCATATTAATATTAAGGAATTACCTGTTTTAAAACAAGAAAAACATCATGCAACAGTTTCTAAAAGAATAGTATCGAAACTAATTACATTGCATTATTGTCAATTTGATTTTAATGAAGATTTTTTAAAAAAGATATTTAATCGCTATTTAAATACATTAGATTTTAGAC
This Candidatus Providencia siddallii DNA region includes the following protein-coding sequences:
- the pabB gene encoding aminodeoxychorismate synthase component I; translation: MSKNKIILQYQSDAAIKYFAPISNQPWSMLLYSGNANHSCNQFDIIVSDPIVTLTTYQKKTIIIENKKSYISKENPFNLIYKFINKYKIKNIIDNTIPFNGGALGIWSYDLARHTEKIPEIAKTDINFPDMAIGIYLWSLTIDHYNKIITLISHEDANLRLKWLLSKKISYKNNFKLTTKWQTNMPKKKYKQNIIRIHKYLQNGDCYQINLAQRFKAQYTGNEWQAFILLIKNNAVPFSSYICLQNNIIICFSPERFISLRNGNIQTRPIKGTLPRLKNIKEDIKQFEKLKNSQKNLAENLMIVDLLRNDIGKTAIPGSIKVTELFKVEQFPSVYHLVSTITAKLNKKYNAIDLLRTCFPGGSITGAPKIRAMEIIEELEPHKRHGYCGAIGYIDFLDNMDTNIAIRTLITYKKHIFCWSGGGIVSDSKINKEYQETLDKISLILPLLEKNLSKIN
- the proQ gene encoding RNA chaperone ProQ produces the protein MKNQLKLNNKEIISFLTKRFPYCFIEKGRVRPLKIGIFKDIIKCLSEEDNISKTKLRSALRSYTSSQRYLYSIKAGVKRIDLDGKDSCELEKEHIIYARKRLVNINSCVRLKQLEQKKCKYFSKKKIKKNSFNDINHNIKYKNIDNKCKECLNSIFIKPEKNTFFKKDLKTIININSLKIGQMLKIKVGSNIFDALILEITKDIFRVQLSNGLEMIVRKEHLLLK